A stretch of the Bacillus sp. FJAT-18017 genome encodes the following:
- a CDS encoding Lrp/AsnC family transcriptional regulator yields the protein MHIDQIDFQILKLLSENSRIQWKDLGEQIHMTGQAVGNRIKKLEESGVIKAYSLLVDEMKLGLIFTAFVIIYMKTPDHDTFIRFIKDRKEVVEAHRVSGEGCYHLKIKVRTQDQLNLFLNSLLDHGNYSLYLSIQEIKQQNPLIGTLQ from the coding sequence ATGCATATTGATCAAATTGATTTTCAAATCCTCAAGTTATTATCCGAAAATTCTCGTATTCAATGGAAGGACTTAGGAGAACAAATTCATATGACGGGACAGGCAGTAGGGAATCGGATTAAGAAACTTGAGGAGAGTGGTGTCATTAAGGCGTACTCTCTACTAGTAGATGAAATGAAATTGGGACTCATTTTTACAGCGTTTGTCATTATCTATATGAAAACACCTGATCATGATACTTTTATCCGTTTTATTAAGGATCGAAAAGAGGTTGTTGAAGCTCACCGAGTATCAGGGGAAGGCTGTTACCATTTAAAAATAAAAGTCAGAACACAAGATCAATTGAATCTTTTCCTAAATAGCCTTCTCGATCATGGGAACTATAGTTTATATCTATCCATACAAGAAATAAAACAGCAAAATCCTTTGATTGGCACATTACAATAA
- a CDS encoding cysteine hydrolase family protein — MSTALIIVDIQNDYFPNGKMELSNPEKAATNAAKVLDWFRHNNKENIFHVQHIASSPELGFFLPNTEGAEIHEVVLPLEHENIIVKNFANSFLKTELESKLREKGVTKVVVVGMMTHMCIDATVRAAVDLGFETTLIEDACATRELSYQDKKVPADQVHYAFISALNGMYANVTSTEDFLQQKN; from the coding sequence ATGAGCACAGCTTTAATTATCGTTGATATACAAAATGACTATTTTCCAAATGGAAAGATGGAGTTAAGCAACCCCGAAAAAGCAGCCACAAACGCTGCTAAAGTTCTTGATTGGTTTAGACATAATAACAAAGAAAATATTTTCCATGTTCAGCATATCGCAAGTAGTCCAGAGTTAGGCTTCTTTCTTCCAAATACAGAGGGGGCTGAAATACATGAAGTTGTTCTGCCATTAGAGCACGAGAACATCATTGTAAAAAATTTCGCTAACAGCTTTCTGAAAACAGAATTAGAAAGTAAATTAAGAGAAAAAGGTGTAACCAAGGTGGTGGTTGTTGGTATGATGACTCATATGTGTATTGATGCAACCGTTAGAGCGGCAGTGGATCTAGGCTTTGAAACGACACTAATTGAAGATGCGTGTGCGACAAGAGAGTTATCTTATCAAGATAAAAAAGTCCCAGCTGACCAGGTTCATTATGCGTTTATCAGCGCACTTAACGGTATGTATGCCAATGTCACTTCGACCGAGGATTTCCTTCAACAAAAAAACTAA